The following proteins come from a genomic window of Mariniflexile sp. TRM1-10:
- a CDS encoding RDD family protein, whose protein sequence is MSNLAINTAQNVNLDYKLIGLGERLVAFLIDGLILLTYITIMENLVTLSEIFDTDDWTRRGFLGLFMLPALFYSLLCHILFSGQTIGKMILKIKVVRLDGAPTQWYNLLVRWMLRIVDIWMFFASIGVLSILLSDKKQRVGDAAAGTVVISVKKKHKITSTILEDIEVDYQPVFTNVTQLTDKDVRIIKEAFTISKKNNDFKTLTLLRNKVASVLNIESSLYDIDFLNTILKDYNYYTQNM, encoded by the coding sequence ATGAGCAATTTAGCAATTAACACAGCACAAAATGTTAATTTAGATTACAAATTAATTGGTTTAGGTGAGCGTTTGGTAGCTTTCTTAATTGATGGTCTTATTTTATTGACCTATATAACCATCATGGAAAACTTGGTAACACTTTCTGAGATATTCGATACGGACGATTGGACCAGACGGGGTTTTCTAGGGTTGTTCATGTTGCCGGCACTTTTTTACTCGTTGTTATGCCACATTCTTTTTAGCGGACAAACCATTGGTAAGATGATACTAAAAATAAAAGTGGTTCGTCTGGATGGCGCACCGACCCAATGGTATAATTTGCTTGTTAGGTGGATGTTACGTATTGTGGATATTTGGATGTTTTTTGCTTCCATTGGTGTTTTAAGCATTCTATTATCAGATAAAAAACAGCGTGTTGGTGATGCCGCAGCAGGAACCGTTGTGATTAGCGTCAAGAAGAAACATAAAATTACCAGTACCATTTTAGAGGATATTGAAGTAGATTACCAACCTGTTTTTACGAATGTGACCCAGCTTACGGATAAAGATGTACGCATTATAAAGGAGGCATTTACCATTTCGAAAAAGAACAATGATTTTAAAACGCTTACCTTATTAAGGAATAAAGTAGCCAGCGTACTCAACATTGAATCTAGTTTATACGATATCGATTTTTTGAACACTATTTTAAAGGATTATAATTATTATACGCAGAATATGTAA
- a CDS encoding stage II sporulation protein M yields the protein MREASFVKQNKEKWLVFENALHNNAKINPDDLASYYIHLTNDLAYAQTYYPESKTLLYLNSLASEAHQKIYITKRESKNKIVSFWKYEFPLFFINYQKTLLYTFLIFMAAVGIGTISTLNDDSFVRLILGDGYVNMTIENIEKGEPMAVYKSGSNIGSFLGITINNIRVAIIAFAFGVLFSVGTIYILFSNGIMLGAFITFFYNYGILEKTSTIWLHGTIEISVIVIAGCAGLVMGNSFLFPKTYSRRVAFTKGAKDGLKIVVSTIPFFIIAGFIEGFITRYGEQMPAFLSYGIIACSLFLIVFYYIIYPIKLNNAYQSELKK from the coding sequence ATGCGCGAAGCATCTTTCGTAAAGCAAAATAAGGAAAAATGGCTGGTTTTTGAAAACGCATTACACAATAATGCAAAAATAAATCCGGACGACTTGGCCTCTTACTACATTCACCTCACTAACGATCTGGCTTATGCACAAACATATTACCCAGAAAGTAAGACCTTGCTGTACTTAAACTCACTGGCATCAGAAGCACATCAAAAAATTTATATTACCAAAAGAGAATCGAAAAACAAGATTGTTTCTTTTTGGAAATATGAGTTTCCGCTCTTCTTCATAAACTATCAAAAAACATTACTGTACACCTTTTTAATATTTATGGCTGCCGTTGGTATTGGTACTATTTCAACTCTAAATGACGATTCGTTTGTGCGACTAATATTAGGTGATGGTTACGTCAACATGACTATTGAAAACATTGAAAAGGGCGAACCCATGGCGGTTTATAAAAGTGGCAGCAATATTGGGTCGTTTTTAGGCATTACCATAAACAATATCCGCGTTGCTATTATTGCGTTTGCGTTTGGGGTCCTGTTTAGTGTGGGTACTATTTACATTCTTTTTAGCAATGGTATTATGTTGGGCGCTTTTATTACCTTCTTTTACAATTATGGTATTTTAGAAAAAACATCGACCATTTGGTTACATGGCACTATTGAGATTTCGGTGATTGTGATTGCCGGTTGTGCCGGTTTGGTAATGGGAAACAGCTTTTTGTTCCCGAAAACCTATTCCAGACGTGTGGCATTTACCAAAGGCGCTAAAGACGGATTAAAGATTGTGGTAAGCACCATACCGTTTTTTATAATTGCAGGTTTTATTGAAGGGTTTATTACCCGATATGGCGAACAAATGCCCGCCTTTTTATCGTACGGCATTATAGCGTGCTCGTTATTTTTAATTGTATTTTATTATATTATTTACCCCATAAAGCTGAACAACGCTTATCAATCTGAGTTAAAAAAATGA
- a CDS encoding DUF4350 domain-containing protein: MDKRSKIALYAIGAVIVLMMIAEVTKPKALNWRDSYTAADKIPLGCYVFFNELKEVSNKPIKVSTKTVFEALKDIEADKKTVSLYINNGVSFDKQDAESLIKYVENGNSVFISTTHMYGVLSDTLNIRIGTDYYNFFKKPSLNSFTSPHLKTNERHFKDVIENSFFISLDTLNAIALGTTKVEKTEKIINDTIPDTNINYIKVPFGSNNGAFYVHTNPFAFSNYHMLNGNEAYAATVLSFLPKHQIIWDNYYKSGRKVITSPLRFILQNQALKWAFYITMISLILFVIFRGKRTQRIIPVVEPLKNATLDFTRTIGDLYYQHGDFTNIITNKIQYFLEQIRSKYYLDTNELNEGFISKLAIKSSNKKEDTKALINYIVYLKSKPNHTEADLIQLNKLIESFTKSKI, encoded by the coding sequence ATGGATAAACGATCTAAAATAGCATTATATGCCATTGGAGCTGTTATCGTGTTGATGATGATTGCAGAAGTAACCAAACCTAAAGCATTAAACTGGCGCGACTCTTATACTGCTGCCGATAAAATTCCTTTAGGCTGTTATGTGTTTTTTAATGAATTAAAGGAGGTCTCCAACAAACCTATAAAAGTTTCAACCAAAACCGTCTTTGAAGCCTTAAAAGATATTGAAGCTGATAAAAAAACGGTCAGCCTATATATAAACAATGGGGTTTCGTTCGATAAGCAAGACGCCGAATCACTCATTAAATATGTAGAAAACGGCAATTCAGTATTTATAAGCACCACCCATATGTATGGTGTTTTAAGTGATACGTTGAATATTAGAATAGGAACAGATTATTATAATTTCTTCAAAAAACCCTCTCTAAATAGTTTTACCAGTCCCCATTTAAAAACCAACGAACGCCACTTTAAAGACGTCATTGAAAACAGCTTTTTCATTAGCCTAGACACTTTAAATGCGATCGCTTTAGGCACCACCAAAGTTGAAAAAACCGAAAAAATCATTAACGATACCATTCCAGATACCAATATCAACTATATAAAAGTACCTTTTGGAAGCAATAACGGTGCCTTTTACGTGCACACCAATCCGTTTGCGTTTAGCAATTACCACATGTTAAACGGCAACGAAGCCTATGCTGCCACCGTGCTATCCTTTTTACCTAAGCACCAAATTATTTGGGACAACTATTATAAAAGCGGTCGCAAGGTTATTACAAGTCCGTTGCGCTTCATTCTCCAAAACCAAGCATTAAAATGGGCATTTTATATCACTATGATATCGTTAATTTTATTTGTTATTTTTAGAGGAAAACGTACCCAACGTATTATTCCGGTTGTAGAACCTTTAAAAAATGCCACATTGGATTTCACCAGGACTATTGGCGATTTGTATTACCAACATGGCGATTTCACCAATATCATCACTAACAAAATTCAGTATTTCCTAGAACAAATACGCTCTAAATATTACTTAGACACGAATGAATTAAACGAAGGTTTTATTTCGAAACTGGCCATTAAATCGTCCAACAAAAAAGAAGATACCAAGGCCTTAATAAACTATATTGTGTATTTAAAATCGAAACCCAATCACACAGAAGCCGATTTAATTCAACTTAACAAACTCATAGAATCATTCACAAAAAGCAAGATATAA